One window from the genome of Lynx canadensis isolate LIC74 chromosome E3, mLynCan4.pri.v2, whole genome shotgun sequence encodes:
- the RNPS1 gene encoding LOW QUALITY PROTEIN: RNA-binding protein with serine-rich domain 1 (The sequence of the model RefSeq protein was modified relative to this genomic sequence to represent the inferred CDS: inserted 1 base in 1 codon), with the protein MDLSGVKKKSLLGVKENNKKSSTRAPSPTKRKDRSDEKSKDRSKDKGATKDSSEKDRGREKTRKRRSASSGSSSTRSRSSSTSSSGSSTSTGSSSGSSSSSASSRSGSSSTSRSSSSSSSSGSPSPSRRRHDNRRRSRSKSKPPKRDEKERKRRSPSPKPTKVHIGRLTRNVTKDHIMEIFSTYGKIKMIDMPVERMHPHLSKGYAYVEFENPDEAEKALKHMDGGQIDGQEITATAVLAPWPRPPPRRFSPPRXMLPPPPMWRRSPPRRRRSRSPRRRSPVRRRSRSPGRRRHRSRSSSNSSR; encoded by the exons ATGGATTTATCAGGAGTGAAAAAGAAGAGCTTGCTAGgagtcaaagaaaataataaaaagtccaGCACTAG GGCTCCCTCTCCTACCAAACGCAAAGACCGCTCTGATGAGAAGTCCAAGGATCGTTCTAAAGATAAAGGGGCCACCAAGGACTCTAGTGAGAAGGACCGGGGCAGGGAGAAAACGCGGAAGAGGCGCAGCGCTtccagcggcagcagcagcaccag GTCCCGGTCCAGCTCTACCTCCAGCTCGGGCTCCAGCACCAGCACTGGCTCGAGCAGCGGCTCGAGCTCTTCTTCCGCATCCAGCCGCTCGGGAAGCTCCAGCACCTCCCGcagctccagctccagcagcTCGTCTGGCTCGCCGAGTCCTTCTCGACGCAGGCACGACAACAGGAGGCGCTCCCGCTCCAA ATCCAAACCAcccaaaagagatgaaaaggaaaggaaaaggcgGAGTCCTTCCCCTAAACCCACCAAAGTGCACATCGGGAGGCTCACTAGGAATGTGACCAAG GACCACATCATGGAGATATTCTCCACCTACgggaaaattaaaatgattgaCATGCCTGTGGAAAGGATGCACCCCCACCTGTCTAAAGGCTACGCGTACGTGGAGTTTGAGAATCCGGACGAGGCCGAGAAGGCTCTGAAGCACATGGATGGAG GACAAATCGATGGCCAGGAGATCACCGCCACCGCTGTGCTGGCCCCATGGCCGAGGCCACCGCCCAGGAGATTCAGCCCTCCCA AAATGCTGCCTCCACCTCCCATGTGGCGTCGGTCGCCCCCACGGAGAAGAAG GTCGCGCTCCCCGAGACGCAGGTCCCCGGTGCGCCGGCGGTCCCGCTcgcccggccgccgccgccacaGGAGCCGCTCCAGCTCCAACTCCTCCCGATAA